From a single Carassius auratus strain Wakin chromosome 38, ASM336829v1, whole genome shotgun sequence genomic region:
- the LOC113057157 gene encoding zinc finger protein 501-like, whose translation MAESETDCDTPGLDTLGSECVIAHTQVGDLHYGAETEIMTQEDKRLDLEAIHGDLGAVTCVDVVTETDHDYIKSEIHHDHHHYFSSAEIKGNEHLLGEVLLKTEIGGGEHIVKVESDHGGELTVESENGIIIHEAHGLQCSECGEIFGCMSDLHEHFEIHKATHPYICIHCGESFAVEASLRSHMRIHMKEKSYTTGLEMVGKGVIDAFNLKPHQMMHSPEKPHRCSECGKSFAAAITLREHMKMHSDDKPYKCTQCRKSFVRRRHLKKHQELHAHDKPFTCLQCGKGFTTASNLKQHQKTHAGEKPHRCTQCGKCFAAAATLREHQRIHSGEKPYKCTQCRKSFVRKRHLKKHQLVHQGGKPYRCSQCDKGFNHSSSLSRHHKVHLEAKMFAQADKDFPFDTTLKRGMHTGEKPYSCNHCEKSFNHSSSLSRHQRTHSDGKSYTCAQCGKRFNHPSSLARHQRVHLEDKSTYSAIATGKGFPHTTILKQRILQSEKPYRCAQCGKGFNHSSSLSRHHRTHIDQ comes from the coding sequence ATGGCCGAGTCAGAGACTGACTGTGACACACCAGGTCTCGATACATTGGGATCTGAGTGTGTCATAGCCCATACGCAAGTCGGCGACTTGCATTATGGAGCGGAGACTGAGATTATGACTCAAGAGGACAAAAGACTTGACTTGGAGGCTATTCATGGTGATTTAGGGGCAGTGACATGCGTGGATGTGGTAACGGAGACAGACCATGACTATATTAAATCTGAAATCCACCACGATCATCATCATTACTTCAGCAGTGCAGAAATCAAAGGCAATGAGCATTTGCTCGGTGAAGTGCTGTTAAAGACGGAGATCGGTGGTGGAGAACATATTGTAAAGGTGGAGTCTGACCATGGAGGGGAGCTTACAGTAGAGTCCGAGAATGGCATTATCATCCATGAAGCTCATGGCCTGCAATGCAGTGAGTGTGGTGAGATTTTTGGATGTATGTCTGATCTGCACGAACACTTTGAAATCCACAAAGCCACTCATCCCTACATTTGCATCCACTGTGGTGAAAGCTTCGCTGTTGAAGCCAGCCTAAGAAgtcacatgaggattcacatgaAAGAGAAAAGTTATACCACTGGTCTTGAGATGGTTGGTAAAGGAGTGATTGATGCATTCAACTTGAAACCCCATCAGATGATGCACTCTCCCGAAAAGCCGCACAGATGTTCAGAGTGTGGCAAAAGCTTCGCTGCTGCCATCACTCTCCGGGAACACATGAAAATGCATTCGGATGACAAACCCTACAAATGCACCCAATGTCGAAAAAGCTTTGTGCGCAGACGCCATCTGAAAAAACATCAAGAGCTGCATGCCCATGACAAGCCGTTCACCTGTCTTCAGTGTGGCAAAGGCTTTACGACGGCTTCCAATCTCAAACAGCACCAGAAGACTCATGCTGGTGAAAAGCCGCACAGATGCACccagtgtggaaagtgttttgcGGCAGCAGCCACGCTTAGAGAGCATCAGAGAATCCACTCAGGGGAGAAGCCCTACAAGTGCACCCAGTGTCGGAAGAGCTTTGTCAGGAAACGCCACCTCAAGAAGCATCAGCTGGTCCATCAAGGTGGAAAGCCCTACCGCTGCTCTCAGTGCGACAAGGGATTCAACCATTCCTCTTCCTTGTCACGACACCACAAGGTTCACCTTGAGGCCAAGATGTTTGCCCAGGCGGATAAGGATTTCCCCTTCGATACTACGCTAAAGAGGGGAATGCACACAGGTGAAAAGCCATACAGCTGCAACCATTGTGAGAAGAGCTTCAATCACTCGTCATCACTATCCAGGCATCAGAGGACTCATTCTGATGGAAAGTCCTACACCTGTGCTCAGTGTGGGAAAAGGTTCAATCATCCCTCTTCTCTCGCAAGGCACCAGCGGGTTCATTTGGAGGATAAGTCAACTTACAGTGCTATTGCAACAGGAAAGGGATTCCCCCACACTACCATCTTGAAACAGAGAATCCTTCAGAGTGAGAAACCATATAGGTGCGctcagtgtggaaagggtttCAATCATTCGTCTTCTCTGTCTAGGCATCACAGAACTCATATTGATCAGTAA